A single genomic interval of Psychroserpens sp. NJDZ02 harbors:
- a CDS encoding MBL fold metallo-hydrolase: protein MKLHPIQAGHFKLDGGAMFGVVPKSLWTRTNPADANNMIDIAARCLLIEDGNRLTLIDTGMGTKQSDKFYGYYNLYGDDTLEKSLNTAGFSSNDVTDVFLTHLHFDHSGGAFNYNNDRTKLESAFKNAHFWSNKDHWKWATEPNRREVASFLEENILPMEQSGRLKFTDIPQDDILKNSALGFDIFYANGHTDKQMIPMINYNGKIICFMADLLPTAGHLPLPFVMGYDTRPLLTLDEKEKFLNLAADNNYYLFLEHDAHNEIITVQHTEKGVRLKDTFTCNDIFN from the coding sequence ATGAAATTACATCCAATACAAGCAGGTCATTTTAAATTAGATGGCGGAGCTATGTTTGGTGTTGTCCCTAAATCTTTATGGACCAGAACCAATCCAGCAGACGCCAATAACATGATAGATATCGCGGCGCGTTGTTTATTAATTGAAGATGGTAATCGTCTGACTTTAATAGATACAGGTATGGGAACCAAGCAAAGCGATAAGTTTTATGGTTATTATAACTTATACGGAGATGACACATTAGAAAAATCTTTAAACACTGCTGGTTTTTCTTCAAATGATGTCACAGATGTCTTTTTGACACACCTTCATTTTGACCATTCAGGTGGTGCTTTTAATTATAATAACGACCGTACAAAATTAGAATCTGCTTTTAAAAATGCACACTTTTGGAGTAATAAAGATCACTGGAAATGGGCAACAGAACCTAATCGTCGCGAAGTCGCTTCGTTTTTAGAAGAAAACATACTTCCAATGGAACAAAGTGGGCGTTTAAAATTTACAGATATTCCGCAGGATGATATTTTGAAGAATTCAGCATTGGGTTTCGATATCTTTTATGCCAATGGACATACAGACAAACAAATGATTCCTATGATAAATTACAATGGAAAAATCATTTGTTTTATGGCAGATTTATTACCAACAGCTGGTCATTTACCTTTACCATTTGTAATGGGATATGACACAAGACCCCTATTAACACTAGATGAGAAAGAAAAATTTCTCAATTTAGCAGCAGATAACAATTATTACTTATTTTTGGAGCATGATGCTCATAATGAGATTATCACTGTACAGCATACTGAAAAAGGGGT